A single window of Granulicella sibirica DNA harbors:
- a CDS encoding DHA2 family efflux MFS transporter permease subunit, whose protein sequence is MATATATLDQASPTVSAPAAPWRPRANPWAIALTVTLATFMEVLDSSIANVALPHIAGSLGASQDEATWVLTSYLVSNAVILPASAYLTTFIGRKKFYMICVVMFGISSMLCGLAPSLPILIFCRVLQGAGGGGLAPSEQAILADTFTPKQRGQAFALYGLAVVCAPAIGPSLGGWITDNYNWRWIFFINVPIAILSLFLTNRLVEDPPHIVKEVKEAAKRGLNLDFFGFGLLATGFGSLEFILDKGQEDDWFGSHIITFFTVLCVVSLVTLIIWELYQLKIKNRPILNLTLFKRKTFAIPFVLMFVLGFSLYGTTVLIPQMVQTLLGYTAELAGFVISPGGVCIMLMMPVVGFLIGKVDPRYLISGGFFILASSMMLMHTFSLDSSFKYIMWVRVYQASGLAFLFIPINTISYSGVPQSQNNDVAGLTNLARNIGGSVGTAFVATMLSRGTQRHESHMVRDLTSGNQAFVDQVNHLKGVFGGSAHDANAMIGKGASTAQAYIYQQMHRQSSMLAYLDIISIFCVFCFCMIPVVLAIGKIKPPSGDAPMH, encoded by the coding sequence ATGGCCACAGCCACAGCAACTCTTGACCAGGCGTCTCCAACCGTCAGTGCCCCCGCTGCACCCTGGCGTCCTCGGGCCAACCCATGGGCGATCGCCCTCACTGTCACCCTGGCGACCTTCATGGAGGTCCTCGACTCCTCCATCGCCAACGTCGCCCTGCCGCACATCGCGGGCTCCCTCGGAGCCAGCCAGGATGAGGCCACCTGGGTCCTTACCAGCTATCTCGTCTCGAACGCCGTGATCCTCCCGGCCTCGGCCTACCTCACCACCTTCATAGGCCGCAAGAAGTTCTACATGATCTGCGTGGTCATGTTCGGCATCTCCTCGATGCTCTGCGGACTCGCCCCGTCCCTCCCGATCCTCATCTTCTGCCGTGTCCTGCAAGGCGCAGGCGGAGGCGGTCTCGCCCCCTCCGAACAGGCCATCCTCGCCGACACCTTCACCCCCAAGCAGCGCGGGCAGGCCTTTGCTCTCTATGGTTTAGCGGTCGTGTGCGCCCCCGCCATCGGCCCGTCCCTAGGCGGCTGGATCACCGACAACTACAACTGGCGATGGATCTTCTTCATCAACGTCCCCATCGCTATCCTGTCGCTCTTCCTCACCAACCGTCTCGTCGAAGATCCACCGCACATCGTCAAAGAGGTGAAGGAAGCCGCCAAGCGTGGCCTCAACCTCGACTTCTTCGGCTTCGGCCTCCTCGCCACTGGCTTCGGCTCGCTCGAGTTCATCCTCGACAAGGGTCAGGAAGACGACTGGTTCGGCTCGCACATCATCACCTTCTTCACCGTGCTCTGCGTCGTCTCCCTCGTGACCCTGATCATCTGGGAACTCTACCAGCTCAAAATCAAGAACCGCCCCATCCTCAATCTCACCCTCTTCAAGCGCAAGACCTTCGCCATCCCCTTCGTCCTGATGTTCGTCCTCGGCTTCTCGCTCTACGGAACCACGGTCCTGATCCCGCAGATGGTCCAGACCCTCCTCGGCTACACCGCCGAACTGGCCGGATTCGTGATCTCCCCCGGCGGAGTCTGCATCATGCTGATGATGCCCGTAGTCGGCTTCCTCATCGGCAAGGTCGACCCACGTTACCTCATCTCCGGTGGCTTCTTCATCCTCGCCAGCTCGATGATGCTGATGCATACCTTCTCTCTCGACTCCAGCTTCAAATACATCATGTGGGTCCGGGTCTATCAGGCGTCCGGCCTCGCCTTCCTCTTCATCCCCATCAACACCATCAGCTACTCCGGCGTACCTCAGTCCCAGAACAACGACGTCGCCGGCCTTACCAACCTGGCCCGCAACATCGGCGGCTCGGTCGGAACTGCCTTTGTCGCCACCATGCTCTCGCGCGGAACCCAGCGCCATGAGAGTCACATGGTCCGTGACCTCACCTCCGGCAACCAGGCTTTTGTCGACCAGGTCAATCACCTCAAGGGCGTCTTCGGGGGTTCGGCCCACGACGCCAACGCCATGATCGGTAAAGGCGCAAGCACCGCCCAGGCATACATCTATCAGCAGATGCACCGCCAGTCGTCGATGCTCGCCTACCTCGACATCATCTCGATCTTCTGCGTCTTCTGCTTCTGCATGATTCCCGTTGTCCTCGCCATCGGCAAAATCAAGCCGCCAAGCGGCGACGCCCCCATGCACTAG